DNA from Thunnus thynnus chromosome 2, fThuThy2.1, whole genome shotgun sequence:
TGCTGGCCCTCGTGATGCGTACAGCTCACCCTTAGCCAGGTATGTGACTTCTTAAATACAAGCTTACTGAACAAAGAGTAACaggcttttttcacagcagggAAAACAcaagtataaataataatattggcCATGTTCCAATGTTTCACAGCTAAATTGTACACAGCCATTATTATCATTTGTTACACTTGTGTTTAGCAAGTCACCTGTGAAGGTTTATTCACCTGTTATACAGCTGTATGACTCGCAAAACAAGTTTTAAGTCTTGTAAGCCAAAGTAAATAGTAGTAAGACTTCAATGTGCTGCTCAGAATATCATTGAGTCCTTAAAACTGAGAACATTTTTTATGATCCAACCCATAATTTTGTGAAACCTTGTGTGTCTTTCAAAGCATAAATTCATTATGTTATTCTCATGCAATTCAcattttcagtgagatactgAATTTGTGTTTGCTTGTCTTTTACATCAAATTGAGCTTGAAATCATTCAATTTTAACAGTTGTAAACTGAAATACTGCAAGTGCTGTGTCACaataatatatgataatatattaGATCTAGTATAACTGTTCATCACATGAGCAAAGGACTTGTTGACAATCCTTGGTGACTCAATTTCAATCTCTTGAAGTGTTTTTCTTAACTTTTGTGTATTGAATTTTATTATTTGGAGTATTCATACCTTTAGTATAATTGTTAAGtggtctgtgtatgtgtgtttatgttttttggattttttcatGAAGTAGTGGATGAGCCAAAGACAATTTCCCACTTTTGTGAATGATACGTTattctaatctaatctaatctaatctaatctaatctaatctaatctaatctaatcctATACATGTCTGAAGCCAAAAGGGAATTGTTCAGATATAATTTAGTTTTGATGGATTCTGTtgcaatttgacattttaattccaaacattgacattttatttttacagttttatctTATATTCATGTTAATAAAGTATATTATATGGTATTACCCATCATTGATAATGTATACATAGACACTATATATGTTTGTGCACTTTTTTAAACATACTATCCATTCTATATCCATCTATCGATTTTGTCTgtaatataattttaatgttattatcaTATCATAAATGTACCAAACCCTGAATAATGTTCTGTATTGTCTTCAGACAGCTATTTAGGATTGATGGTGTCAAGAGTGTGTTCTTTGGCCCCGACTTTATCACCATAACAAAGGTAAAACCAGGCCCAGTTGAATGACCAGCACAGTGTGACATACATTAATCTCATTGTTTGTAATTGCTTGTTTCCTTTCTCTCTACATTTAGGCTGATGAAAATATGGAATGGAAAGTAATCAAGCCTGATGTCTTTGCTGCCATTATGGACTTTTTCACCTCTGGACTTCCTGTCGTCAATGAGGACAGCAAACCCAGTGCAGATACAGGTAAGAATTCAACCAACTGTGCGtaacaaaatgtttaaacagagaaaacacttAGTGCCAGCTGTTGATGAGtgcctcctcttctcttttcagCACcgtctgatgatgatgatgaagtagTTGCTATGATCAAAGAACTGCTGGATACTCGAATAAGgtagctgctgttgttgtggttCTCGTGAAGACACATTATAATATCAGGTTTGGTCCCTGTTACCGTGGcattctgtcttttctccacacttattgctgttgttttccTCCAGGCCAACAGTGCAGGATGACGGAGGTGATGTTCTGTATCGAGGGTTTGAGGACGGTGTCGTTAAATTGAAGCTGCAGGGCTCCTGCACCAGCTGTCCCAGTTCTATTGTTACTTTGAAGAGTGGGATCCAAAACATGCTGCAGTTTTACGTCCCCGAAGTGGAATCAGTGGAGCAGGTTTGTTCTCCTGCCAGATAATATACTataaaaatgctgcttaatTTAGTCACAGTGGTGCACACCTCTTATAACTGACCTCCTCATTTAAATTTTGTATTCAGCTATTGAAGGGAATCAAAATGGTTATTACAGTGCAAttagtttatgttttattgtcaaAAGCATCTGTTGTGATGCAGGGAAGCTCCTCTTATTCTCTGCCATCCACTCAGTGAAACAGGAGCAGATTCTACACTAAACTGCTTGATTTATTATAGTGCAAAGCAAATGTTATCAACATCTGATGATATTTTGCCTAAACTTCACATTATATTTTTGAAATAAGTGGttattgtgggtttttttttataaagatcCCAAATGATTAATTGCTGAATAAATTACAAGCCAGTATTTGTTAAAACGTGATTTTCCAAAGGGGGTTTTAACAGATGTTTTGtgttgtaaatttgttttttattaagtGAAAAACTGCATATTTAAATTCACACAATCAGCACACATATTAtagagcaacaaaacaaaaatgcataaaaGATGTAATCTgcaaaaaatggtgaaattgttaataaatattgttatgttttttgttttatttccacaGGTGaaggatgaggaagaagaggaggctgCTCAAgtttaaaatgacactgaaaccAGAACCACATTTTCACATTCCTCCCCACCCTGGCCGAACTATAGGTGCAATAAAATAAGCATCTTCCTGCCTGGTATTTAGCATAGCTGTGTGGGAGTactcatcatcaccatcatcatcatcacgcAGATTttggttatttgttttttgtatacTGACAGTATTTCAGAAGAGCTCAGTCATAGAAACTGATGTGTGTAGAGCTgaaataaattgtatttattatttcacagttttctgaatCAGTCACTAGTCaaagcagctttcagttttgaaaaaacatactgtatgtatataaataaagtttattgaaatattttataattgtgTCTTGATCTGTCTTACCTAATccaacagtttgttttgtgtgtgtgtgtgtgtggaaagaatcatgattttgttttacaagCTACATCCAGAGCCAACATGAAAGATTTGCATCTAACAAAACAGATGTAAAACAAAGATTTATGTTGCATTAGAGTACCAAACACGTTTTATAGGCTCATTATGATATTTAAATAGAGATTACTATCTTAgtaatatatataacataatttCTTAAAATTTGATCTTAGAAATCTAAACatgttgaaaattaaaatggattCAGTATTCTTCACCAGTTACATACCTGGCTGGCAGAGATTGCTTTGAAATACCATTTATATGATCAATAGGGAGAtgccatttaccatttacacaaaatatgatttaaagtaatatgaataaattaaatgaataaaagtgcCTTGATTGTGTGGGTTGTGCTGGAGGACTTTGGAGTAGAGACGTCAGTATTTCGAAGATCCTGGTGACACTGAAGGATTTGGCAACTATTGTATTCTATAGggtatttaataataatacattggatttgtaccgcacttttcattcacagtgaaacTCTGTGCCACAATATCAGTAacatatatcagtatcagtaacatagaacacaatataaagaaaataaagaggtATTAGTTATCTGTATCTCTATGTTTGAGAAACACATCATAATGACTAATGTTCCCTGCAGGAAGGAGGATGTTTGTGCATACACAGGACACATCAAATCCAAACAGCCTAAAGTTTCTGCCATTTGACAGTATATTAGAAtataataaatgaacaaatctggccaataattaattgttttaccATATTCTGTATTCATCTGCAGTTGGCAGAGAGCACAGGTCTGTTATTGTGCCGTGGTGTTGGTTTTACGTGCGCTGCTGGATGGCAGCAGGATCTGACTGCCCTTTTCGCGGATCTGCATCCTGATGCCACGTCAGGACTCGGTAGATGCAACTTGATTGGCAGGGCGGATCGACCAATGAGAGGGCGCCATGGAAGAAGGCGGTTGGCTCTGATTCAGTGGACTCAGAAGGGGGCGAACCTTAGCTGACAGGCATTAACTGGCAGCCAAACTGCAGACATGTGTGGTAAGTGTTCAATTCATTCTACGTTTATACGATTAAGTGTAAATGGCATATTATTCTTTACCTATCAGAACAGcgaataaattaaatatgaacCACTAACATCATCGTTAATGTCAGAGTGAAAGCGCAAGTCAGTTGAAATTAGCTAGGGGTGGCTAACCTGAGTTAGCGAACATGAGATGGTGCTACTGATGCTGTTAGCTTGCTAAGTAACTTATGAACCAAGCGATGGTTCTCTTTTACTGTATATGCTTGGCTTTGTGTTGAGAGATCAAGAGTGTCAAGCGGCAAGTCGACATCTGAAAGCAAGCTTGAATAAATGAATTGCTGTCTTTCTGCTAACGCCAGACAGCTAACGATATTAACGTTACGCCCATCGCGTAACTTTCCACTGAATCTTTGTCACTGTGGTTTGTTGatctaaatgtgtttgtgagcTCATGTTGCCGTTAACATAGTTTATGTGCTTAAGGTAATGGAAGCGTGAACAGAGGTGATGCATTGGTTGGATACAGTCATACCAGTGCTGTCACGCTGAGATTActggggaggaggggagaaCACGGAAAATGATGACTGATGTATTACCAGAGAAATGTAGTTGAGATGCTTCACTAGGATCTATCACTGTCTCACACTGTGTCTCCTGACTGATAAGTGATGCCTCTCTGTCTCCTATCACTGTCACTACAATCTCTGAGGGCACCAGATAGACTAGTTGGTATTTTTAGGACACCAAAACAGATGCTTTTCTATCTGCTGTCACAGCAATTTTAGGTCAATTTTGACTCTTAAACCTTTCCCTCAAACAAAGGGGGGTGTTGTGATGTTGCCCCCTTGCTGCAGCACTTTCCCTTGGCGATTTGCCCTTCTCTGCCTCCCTCCATCAACTGCTGTGCTGAATGAATGCTCTGTTGAACCGGGCAGCCCTCTGGCTCCACATTTGCATCTATCTGTCAGTGCTTAGCTGTCTAACAGGGCTGCATTTCATGCTTCCCAATTGGCCCTTTAAGGTAATGCTCCTGTCAGTGTGAGTTAGTTGTTGGGACATGCTGTAGATGCCAAATATGTAAGAACTGATGAGTATTGTTGGGATTTGTCAATAAGATGATTACTGTGGGCCTGTGATTGTAGCGTATTAGTTTTTGAGTCGGTTTTGTTATCGTACACGAAGAAATCTCAGTCAGATTTGTACACTGCAAACACCTTAAATGATAAACAGATTATTGGCAGACTATTGATGCCATGTGCAGTCATAGCATCTTGtaccaaaaccaaaaactatTAGTTGAGATTTCTTCCTTCCCCTCCCTTTCCCAAGGCAGGAGATATCAGCTTGCGAAACACAGAGACTATAGATAAAATCCATTGTTTCTAAGCAGGTCTTGCTGTTTTTCCAGTGCAGTAACCTTTCCTGTAAGACTGGTTCTCATGTAATACTCCCATTTGGTTTTTTGACATGACACATATAGTAGAGGCTGACATCACTAAGTAATGCTTGGCATCcactgttgttgttattagGGGCTGGTCAGAAATTCTGTAAACTGACTTTTGGTGAAATCATATCATGACATTATGattttatcatatttgtataaaattctgtaaaaaaattaatttaaaaactgaacaaatagggtttttgttttacatgtggAGAGTTGTGCTGGTGTAATGAATAATACTGGAGTACTGATTATGTAATATGCAACTTTGCcgacattttccatttcatgattggaaaaataaatattgtaatatagGCTTGGTTTTAGTCATATCACCCAACCCTAGTCATTGTATTTCCTTCCTTACATCTACAGGGATCCACATGAGAGTCAACAGCAAAACAGTGCTGAATTATCAGCTAACTAACACAGTCACATGGATGCTGGGCTGAAattctttacaaaaaaaaaaataaagcactgAATCTTGACATTTTCTTCTGCTCCCCAGGAATCTTTGCCTATCTCAACTACCATGTGCCGAGGACTCGCCGTGAGATCCTTGAGATCCTCCTCAAAGGCCTGCGACGTCTGGAGTACAGAGGCTACGACTCTGCCGGTTAGAGAGACGGAAAAGGCTAATATCACCAACATGCACTGGCTTGTTTATCAGGCCCCTTCCCTTTACTATCTCCTCACAGGACAGTTAGTCTGATATCGCCACAGAGTAACTGGTAATATTTAGGTCTGGCCAAGATAACGTTAGTGCAGCATAaaaattgtctgtttttttatgttctcATGAGCTAAGAATACAAAACAAGACTGATGTTTTCTGTGAATTATTGAACAGCCATTATCATGTCGCTGGGTTACACTCACCACACAACTAATGGAGCTAATTTACTGTAAGTTAAGTCCATTTGCATTTTGCTCAGCTCTGAAGGATTTTTGCATGCATGAAGTGAGTGTAGCAGCTTCTTATGTTGGAGTTCTGCTCCAAAATGAGACTTGTGTGGACAGAGAAACAGGACATGATTTGCAAAATGATGAAACCAGCATAACGGAGGATTTCGGAAAGGGAGCGGCATCAGTGAAGGGAATCTGAAACATGCATTTTATAACCTGTTGGTACTTAATTTTCATGCAGTGTCTgatttgtttgctttcattaGGTGTAGGAATTGATGGCGGTAACGGCAAGGAATGGGAGTCTAACGCCAAGTCTATCCAACTGATCAAGCAACGTGGAAAAGTGAAGGCTCTTGACGAGGAGATCAACAGTGAGCATTAACATATGAATTCTTGATTTCTCATCTGTAATCTGTGACACAGTCAGGATACTGAATATTCTGTGTGCTGTGCTTGTTTGTAGAACAGGAGAATATGGACCTGGATGTGGAGTTCGATGTTCACCTCGGCATTGCTCACACCCGCTGGGCCACCCATGGTGTGCCAAGCCCAGTTAACAGTCACCCACATAGATCTGACAAGACAAATGGTCAGTCGTGTTGATGACAGAAAGTCTCTTTAAAGCTAACTCGCTACACACAGCTTGAGGTTTTTACTTTTCTCAGTATTTGATGACCTAGATACACCTCTCCGTTGTCACTGTTGTAGTCATTTCCTGTTTGGAGCATTTTTTCTAATCTGTAAGAATCTAATCATTATTGATATTGCTAAAGCATTTCCTTTCAGTGATATCCTGTAACTATACATGTGTTTTATACATGAGTTTTTGTAATATAATAGTTTGCTTATAAAATAATGCCCTTTGGTAACCTTAAAAGCTTTTGATGTCTCGAGCTTCATGATATATTTGTCTGGTTTGCAGAGTTCATTGTTATTCACAATGGAATTATTACCAACTACAAAGACCTGAGGAAATTCCTGGTGAgcagacgtttttttttttaatctgtcatttCATTATCCTCATACATGTCATACTCAAGAATTTACTCTCTCATTCCGTCTCCACAGGAGAGCAAAGGCTACGAGTTTGAGTCAGAGACCGACACAGAGACGATCGCCAAACTTGTGAAGTACATGTACGATAACCGGGAGAGTGACGACATCAGTTTCGCCACACTGGTGGAACGGGTGACCCAGCAGCTTGTAAGGGCTTGCTCGCATGCACTACTGCCCCTGAAATGATCGGCAGATAGAAGAGCCTCTCTGATGTGTTTGTTCTTTCATCTGACAGGAAGGAGCTTTTGCCCTGGTCTTCAAGAGTGTCCATTACCCCGGGGAGGCAGTTGGCACAAGGTACACTGCCGCTGATGCTGTCAAACTGTTATTTATTGTAGATCCAGGTATTGTCGACTtgtaaaaagtcttaaaataaaTCACTCAAAGTTAATaacatcattttaaatacaattacaaCTTATTCTTGGCATTTTTCTTACACTATCTGTTTGTagttttaacaattttattagctgatgtttttcattcataCCCTGCTGCATGTAGAGATTCCTATATTGGTTACGATTTGGTGCAACATAAATGATATTTCCTTTTGTGTAGGAGGGGAAGTCCTCTGCTGATTGGAGTGCGAAGTGATCACAAGCTATCCACAGATCATATTCCTGTGCTCTACCGCTCCTGTAAGtttacatttctctttttgGTCCAATTTGCCAGCATGTGATTGGATCAGCAGGACTGAGAcccagtttcttttttcttttttaaatttctcagccggtaaagagaagaagagctgCAGCGCTCTACCCAGGACAGACCAGGATACCTGCCTGTTCCCTGTGGATGAGAAAGCTGTGG
Protein-coding regions in this window:
- the nfu1 gene encoding NFU1 iron-sulfur cluster scaffold homolog, mitochondrial isoform X2, with protein sequence MFVQTQDTPNPNSLKFLPGRIVLEEGTMNFAGPRDAYSSPLARQLFRIDGVKSVFFGPDFITITKADENMEWKVIKPDVFAAIMDFFTSGLPVVNEDSKPSADTAPSDDDDEVVAMIKELLDTRIRPTVQDDGGDVLYRGFEDGVVKLKLQGSCTSCPSSIVTLKSGIQNMLQFYVPEVESVEQVKDEEEEEAAQV
- the nfu1 gene encoding NFU1 iron-sulfur cluster scaffold homolog, mitochondrial isoform X1, which produces MATYRQVGRLLGISARLSRPVSLAGCGYRSAGLHWLSHNTGVTNRWPQNPHWIVPGRTMFVQTQDTPNPNSLKFLPGRIVLEEGTMNFAGPRDAYSSPLARQLFRIDGVKSVFFGPDFITITKADENMEWKVIKPDVFAAIMDFFTSGLPVVNEDSKPSADTAPSDDDDEVVAMIKELLDTRIRPTVQDDGGDVLYRGFEDGVVKLKLQGSCTSCPSSIVTLKSGIQNMLQFYVPEVESVEQVKDEEEEEAAQV